A single genomic interval of Schistocerca americana isolate TAMUIC-IGC-003095 chromosome 2, iqSchAmer2.1, whole genome shotgun sequence harbors:
- the LOC124595362 gene encoding protein charybde-like — translation MEVLPCPVYVDFSSLGGCGQAVGPDEAESAEARDALSRRLEAELRAARGGGAVGGIALPPALLLTAAEHVLQMATTEPYGLRGCTLYVDLETGKQPAERIRLATVKCAPDTLTTFELFLTLRQETSWKAALPQFLKNLTNNGALLLSNDFTLKKKRLFRTYAE, via the exons GTTGTGGGCAGGCGGTGGGGCCTGATGAGGCGGAGAGCGCGGAGGCGAGGGACGCGTTGTCGCGGCGCCTGGAGGCGGAGCTGCGGGCGGCGCGCGGGGGCGGCGCTGTGGGCGGCATCGCGCTGCCCCCGGCGCTGCTGCTCACCGCCGCCGAACACGTCCTGCAGATGGCCACCACAGAGCCCTACGGTCTTAG GGGCTGCACGCTGTACGTGGACCTGGAGACGGGTAAGCAGCCGGCAGAGAGGATACGACTCGCGACCGTGAAATGCGCGCCGGACACGCTCACCACCTTCGAACTCTTCCTTACTCTGCGCCAGGAAACCTCCTGGAAGGCTGCCTTACCGCAGTTCCTCAA GAACCTGACGAACAACGGCGCCCTCCTGCTGAGCAACGACTTCACGCTGAAGAAGAAGCGCCTCTTCCGGACGTACGCCGAGTGA